The Oceanispirochaeta sp. genome contains a region encoding:
- a CDS encoding alpha-L-arabinofuranosidase C-terminal domain-containing protein, which yields MKLHINSNRIIGKRDPMIYGHFIENFHRQIYGGLYDPENPLSDSDGLRVDVINAMKKIQVPIIRWPGGCFVSAHHWEDAVGPKRTPTYDKAWRVEEPNTFGTDEFINFCKKVGCEPYICTNAGTGSSEEMSNWVEYCNLENMGKYSKYRIANGSEKPHNVKYWSIGNENYGDWEIGAKSANEWGRLVNESAKMINRVDPSVELSAAALDDIEWNINLLKSSGKRLKWISIHDYWDKIHNDNDYASYDQCMAFTNHLDDKVKKVEGILCALGLENKIRISFDEWNLRGWYHPNTHLIQQSNDPEVYLHPRDLNDDNSKYTMADAVFTASFLNMCLRYCNTVGMANFAPIVNTRGCIFTHDKGIILRSTYYVFDLFVNNLGDTVLDSFSNDMPTFEVVNKEGNIEIVEALDIVVTSKDDKKISISAINKDSKKAHPISLDFINRSKPKRFEIQTLSGKSTESYNDIEINDVFPKMIESTDFNNSEIEITPHSIN from the coding sequence ATGAAATTGCATATTAATTCTAATCGTATTATTGGAAAACGTGATCCTATGATTTATGGGCATTTTATTGAAAATTTTCATCGTCAAATATATGGTGGTCTTTATGATCCTGAAAATCCATTATCAGATTCAGATGGGTTGCGTGTGGATGTAATCAACGCGATGAAAAAAATCCAGGTTCCAATTATAAGATGGCCTGGTGGATGCTTTGTCTCTGCTCATCATTGGGAAGATGCGGTTGGGCCTAAAAGGACACCAACTTATGATAAAGCATGGAGAGTTGAAGAACCTAATACATTTGGTACAGATGAATTTATTAATTTTTGTAAGAAAGTTGGATGCGAACCATACATCTGTACTAACGCGGGAACAGGTTCTTCAGAGGAAATGAGCAATTGGGTTGAGTATTGCAATCTTGAAAATATGGGAAAATATTCTAAATATAGAATTGCTAATGGTAGTGAAAAGCCTCATAACGTTAAATATTGGAGCATTGGTAATGAAAATTATGGAGATTGGGAAATAGGCGCTAAGTCTGCAAATGAATGGGGACGTTTGGTAAATGAATCTGCAAAAATGATTAATCGGGTTGATCCTTCAGTTGAACTCTCCGCAGCCGCTCTTGATGATATTGAATGGAATATAAATTTACTAAAAAGCAGTGGAAAAAGGCTTAAATGGATATCTATTCACGATTATTGGGATAAAATTCATAATGATAATGACTATGCGAGTTATGATCAGTGTATGGCCTTTACCAACCATTTAGATGATAAAGTTAAAAAAGTTGAAGGGATTTTATGTGCTCTTGGATTGGAAAATAAAATTCGAATATCTTTTGATGAATGGAATCTAAGAGGATGGTACCATCCCAATACTCATTTAATACAACAATCAAATGATCCTGAAGTATATCTACATCCGAGAGATTTAAATGATGACAATTCCAAGTATACAATGGCAGATGCGGTTTTTACAGCTTCATTTTTGAATATGTGTCTTCGCTATTGCAATACTGTTGGGATGGCAAATTTTGCACCAATCGTTAATACAAGAGGATGTATTTTTACACATGATAAAGGGATTATCCTTAGATCAACATACTATGTCTTTGATTTATTTGTTAATAATCTTGGCGATACAGTTTTAGATTCATTTTCAAATGATATGCCAACTTTTGAAGTTGTTAATAAAGAAGGAAATATTGAAATTGTTGAAGCTCTAGATATTGTCGTCACATCAAAGGATGATAAAAAAATATCCATATCAGCAATAAATAAAGATTCTAAAAAAGCGCATCCTATTTCATTAGATTTTATTAATAGAAGTAAACCAAAACGTTTTGAAATACAAACATTGTCCGGAAAATCAACTGAATCATATAATGATATTGAAATAAATGATGTTTTTCCTAAAATGATTGAGAGTACTGATTTCAATAATTCTGAAATTGAAATCACACCACATTCTATAAATA
- a CDS encoding alpha/beta hydrolase family protein, which produces MSYSHSPSLFFQKMYENIPQHDFADFSLSDAKKYKLDQREKFAGILGINSIPFKASDLSARSIMVERKYEDYTLQRYEITICEDLIQPVYVLIPAGIQSPVPGVIALSGHGYGCADICGLLEDGTDRGTADPGYQKNFAIEICKRGFIVAVPELIGFGDMRSETKISFNEQEGNSCYRYSTSSLLHGLNMAGLRVYQAMRTVDFLQGLSMVEPQKIGSMGISGGGLVSAFLSVVDERIIACVCSGYACTYKQSIMDIYHCIDNYIPGVLTSMGEMYNIFATIAPRALLLESGTEDTIFPINAVRESVEQIRKLYKIFDAEDRLHHDIFEGDHQISGAMAYDFLKRYLDS; this is translated from the coding sequence ATGTCTTACAGCCATTCACCATCCCTGTTTTTTCAAAAAATGTATGAAAATATTCCACAGCATGATTTTGCTGATTTCAGTTTAAGTGACGCAAAAAAATACAAATTAGATCAAAGAGAAAAATTTGCAGGGATCCTCGGCATTAATTCAATTCCATTTAAAGCAAGTGATCTTTCTGCCAGATCTATAATGGTTGAAAGGAAGTATGAAGATTATACACTACAGCGCTATGAAATTACGATTTGTGAAGATTTGATACAGCCCGTTTATGTTCTTATTCCGGCAGGAATTCAGTCACCTGTACCTGGAGTTATTGCCCTGTCCGGTCATGGTTACGGCTGTGCGGATATTTGTGGTTTACTTGAGGATGGAACCGATAGAGGGACTGCAGATCCAGGATATCAGAAAAATTTTGCTATTGAAATCTGCAAAAGAGGCTTTATTGTGGCTGTACCTGAATTAATAGGATTTGGGGATATGCGCTCTGAAACAAAAATTTCCTTTAATGAACAAGAAGGTAATTCCTGTTACAGATATTCTACCAGTTCATTACTTCACGGACTGAACATGGCAGGATTAAGGGTTTACCAGGCAATGCGGACAGTTGATTTTCTGCAGGGTCTTTCTATGGTTGAGCCTCAAAAAATAGGTTCTATGGGAATATCCGGAGGGGGGCTTGTTTCTGCGTTTCTTTCTGTTGTAGATGAGCGTATTATTGCTTGTGTTTGCAGTGGTTATGCCTGCACATATAAACAATCAATTATGGATATATATCACTGTATTGATAATTACATACCTGGAGTTCTAACTTCTATGGGAGAAATGTACAATATTTTCGCCACTATCGCTCCCCGGGCATTGCTGCTGGAATCGGGAACTGAAGACACAATATTTCCAATAAATGCTGTCAGGGAATCTGTTGAACAGATCAGGAAATTATACAAAATATTCGATGCTGAAGATCGTTTACATCATGATATTTTTGAGGGAGATCATCAGATATCCGGTGCTATGGCTTATGACTTTCTTAAGCGTTATTTGGATAGTTGA